In Scatophagus argus isolate fScaArg1 chromosome 3, fScaArg1.pri, whole genome shotgun sequence, the genomic stretch GTAACAAAATATATCCCAAAGCAAAACCCAGATGTCTTGAAAGGCAATGCactgaattaaaactgaaatcctTTATGGTTAGGTCAGGGTCTAAACTTAGACGCTGTTACCTCTCTCTGCATGTTTCACTgcatcatttcagctttttgtCTGAGTCAATGTCTCCTCGTCCTTGAAATATGGATGATCCAGGGCATTCAGGGCAGATATTCGTTTTaaggggtcaaaggtcagcattTTCTGTAGAGGAGAGAGTAGCAGGATATGAGAACTGTGTCACTTTCTCAAGACTTTTTTGTcttaaaagaacattttgaggAAATACTCTTATTCACTTTCTCGCTGAGAGTTAGCCAAGGACTCTCATGTCTGACCATTAAATGTGAAGTCAGCAGCAGGATAGCTTAGCTGAGCATAAAGACTAGAGGCATGAGGCACACTTAAATCTGTATTTTCTCCATCATAGAGTCACAATAAAATGTGCGGAGTGCTTTAATGATGTTGAAGCCAGATGTAAAAGCCAGATTTACTGTACATCTGCACTGTCATCGACTGTCGAGTTTAAAGTCATCTTTTAAGATTCATCCACACTGAAAATTTTAATGCAGAAGGAATAGTTTTATTTTACCAGGCCTGCTGTGAGTCCCGCTCTCGCTCATGTAGTTTAACCATCTTAATAAGTAACATTAGTCACAAGAACCTCTAGTATTGCACCAGTAAAATTCTTGTGGCTTTAGTTGAGCATCAGCAGACTGTGAGCACAGAAAATTCTTCTGGAGTCTGTGGTTACTTATCAGTTACTGTCCTGGTTTCAACTCTATATACAGCTTAAATTAAAATACCATGTTGTTGCCTTAATTCATGGCAAAGTCTTACCAGCAACAGTTGTGCCCCCTGCTCATTTATCTCTGGAACAAAGTCAGTGATTGGGCCAGGTAAGAGAGGGGGGAAGTTTGTTCTTGAGAGTGTAACATCGGTCGGCCACTCCTCCTCTGGTGGCAAGCCAATAACTCTGAAATCACATATAATTTTCATTGAAATCAGCATAATATGAATCCTCTGCCAAGGAATCTCCTAGTCAAGTAACATGTGATAGAAATATTTGTGACTCACTCAAGAATTTTCCCAAGTTGGTCCACTTCTGATTCTCCGCAAAACAAAGGCCTAAGAGAGAGAAGGTTTTTACAAAAGTCATTAGACTGAAGCGGGTGTCATTTTATCagttctcctctctgcagtcccTGCTTGAGCATGAGGGCAAACAGCAACTGCTTACCAGCTTGGCTGAAGCTGAGTAATTGTACTGTTAGGCTGCAACATCTCACCAAGATCCATTTGTTAATTATTCATGATACTACAAGCTATAACATCACCGTGATGTGCCTCTGCTCTGTCCATGTATCATTATGTTACCACCATCATTACACTGATCGTTCCCAAGGCAATTATTTTGAGACATAAATCTCTTTATAAAATTCATGCAATGTGTCATTTTACCACCAGATGGAGCTGCTGTGtatgtgactgcagagatcACAAAATCATAAAATGCTCGACTGTCTCCAAGCCgacagacagaaatgcatttaaaatctaTGGcatttaaaatctatttttcctTGTTTAGTGATAACTGGACTTGGTTACAAGAAGGACAGGACTGAAACAAAACCTTTGCATATTAACTATACTGCATGTAGTTAATCTGATAATGTAGAACATTTACAGATAAAATCTTAGGCTTCCTGAACTGCTGTCACACTCATCACAGCTGCTGTGACGCTGACACAAAAATGTAGGAcgtgtttgatttaaaatgtgaactgtgaaaaaagcaaaactgtgaaatattccTCTTTTAAATTAGCATTAGCAAAAAGACTTGACAGGAAACATACATGCTGTAGACTTTGTTTtaccaaaaaacacatttttttccctaagCCGAACCCTTCGTTTTAGTCCTGTAAAATCTAACAAATAAGACTTTCTGAAAAAAGTCCTGTGCTTTAACCTCCCTACTCATGATATGTGTGGTATAAAGATGCCATAGAGCCCACACGTTACCACAAAACATTATCCAAGCGCAAGTTTCCTCCAGAATGTATTTGCAAAAGCTAAACAGTAGTACATCAATGTATTTTACAGGAGACatggttggtgtgtgtgtcaagcAACTCGATTTCCAACTTTGTTAGTTTCAAACTCTCAGATAGCCTGAGGAGTTACATGAGACACTAGAGCTCACTTTGTAACACAAGCTTCTACTCAGCAAAGGTACCTTCAGGATATGTAATCAAATCTCTgttaatttgaaatttaatcAGTCCGGGGCTGAATACTCTCGGGTAGCTTCTAACTTAGGCTAAAAAAATTCTAGCGAGAAGTCCTAGCTTAGGAGTGATTTAGAAAAAATCCTCCTAAAAAAGGGACAGAAACTTTTGTCTTAGTGTGGAGGTGTGGTTTAACCTTTGGCTAGGTAAGACACAAAATTTCTCTTGCATCTGCGTCTTTCTGCCATTTTCTCCTCGGCTTAAGAAACTCTTAAGCTTCTTAAAAGTCCTCCTCCATACTCTGAAAAGCTCTTCACCTTTGGAGTTCTCCGACGGGCTAAGATGCTTTGTCACTAACTTTTATATTTACCAGGATTTAGCAATAACTTTAAAGGGATAAAGAATTTCATCACAAGCGTCAACTCTTTGCACGAGGAAGCTTTATGAAAATGACGCCTGATCACCAGCAAACTGCGCTGTTCCTTTGTCTCCTACCAAATTACATAGAAAAATTAGAACATGAAGATCATGACAAAATtagaaacataaatatatatagcGTCAGCCTTCTTCTGTCTGAACGTTACTCTGCTGACTTACTTGCGTCTGAACATCTCAGCGAAGATGCAGCCGGTGCTCCAGATGTCCACAGGTGTGGCGTAACTGGACTGCAGCAGAACCTCGGGGGGTCGGTACCACAGGGTCACCACCTGGCAGGCAAACAAAGAGTTCATCAACAGAGGTAAGACCAAATGAGAGAGAAGTAACACAAACTTACAGCCACATGAATTGTACTTTTCTTTGCAAAATACACATAATTTAGCCGTTTCCACCGACCATTTTCCAAAGCTCATCATATGTTTTCAGACTTCCTGCCTTCCAAGTGGTCAGTTTGTTGAATTCATTTTACTACAGTATACAAGTATCAACTTAGCCAGTGTTATTAGGCTAACAGGCTAAACCGAGGCTTGGCTTGGTAAATGTGACCTGATGAATACTAGAAGGGCAGCATGTCAATGTCTGCATACTGTAGCCTAAGTGCTGCCTCACAGATCCAATAGCATGGCTGAAAAATCTCTAATCTTAATAAAAAGTGATGCTAAAATTTTCAACATCTAAGAACATTAAAGCAATGCACATATATTAATGGCTTTGAATGGCCGATGTGATTGgaaatcagaaataaaataatattaaatacaaaTCACAGTATGCTGTAAGCGTCAGATACAGTTAGGTACTGCTGTGGTCCAGGTGAGCTCTTACCACAGGAGTGAGGGCCATGTGGCAGCTGTAGATCCTGGCCAGGCCAAAGTCAGCCAGCTTCACCTGACCTTGGCTGGTTACCAGAATATTCTCCGGTTTCAGGTCTCGGTGCATCACGCGGTTAGAGTGAAGGAATGCAAGACCACACAGCAGCTGCCTCATCAGgtcctgcaaacacacacaggataaGTTCAACGGAAGTTAAATATTTCAACAGAAGCTGCTTTTAAAAAGGCTTCAAAGATCCTAAAACCCCTTTCTTCCTTCAAACCAATTTAACAGATTATTCAGATTAGTTTAGATGTTGCTTCAGCTAGTTCTCACTTTAATGTGGCTGGGGGATAATCCTGGGGCTGGGGCCCTCTCTAGGTACGTCCTGAGGTCTTGGTCCACATGTTCAAACACCAGAGTGACTTTAGTCTCCTGGTCCGACCTCTGGGTGGCACACACATCCATAAGCCTGCCGTGCACAATACAAACAGTGAATCTGGTGAGAGGTGTTCACAGTGAGCAgtagacaacacacacacaacactttgATAACAGTCTTACCTGACAACATTAGGGTGGTCAAACTGCTCCAGCCTCCTCAGCAGTGCCACCTCTCTGACTGTGGATACCGGTAGGCCGTTTTGGTCCGTCTGGACACGCACACTCTTCAGAGCCACAAACTGCCCGCTCTCCGTGTCTCGGGCCTTATAAACGGTCCCATAAGCGCCTCCTCCGATCTCTGCCACTGGCTCATACTGGATACTGGTGCCCTGGGCCATGGCCAGTATgaaacagactgagagacaaagagcGACAGACGTGTAAGACGCAAAAGCTTTAAATGCTATTAATTACGATACTGAGATGACGAAAAGAGATTCTGAAACAACACACCAATAGTGAAACCAGTAAATACGGGAAATTAACAATGTACTAACTGTTAAACCTGACCCATGCTTTATACACATCACCataacagaaaataacataaacCTGCTCTCAACAGTCTCGGTCTCACTGCCCATGTAAGCCAAAACAACAATCGACCCAAACACACCCAGTCCAGACTGTGCAGAAAGCATAGCTGCAGCAAATTGTCCCCTCGAAACACATAATTGAAGAAACAACCAATAATCCTCAAAGCTCACATATCTGAGATAAATGACTGTTTTacgtttattttattttcttgttaattTTCTTCAAAAATCTTTTTCGATAATTTGTCATTTCTTATTATTACATTTGCAGACTACGCCCAAATGCAACAGAAGTTTGCATTTCTAAATGTTGTACATTATAACGACTTTACAGCCTTGCTAGCAGCTCCTCCTGAGTTTGTACTTCGACAGGGCAGTGCTTTAATGTAAAACGCcagcatgcaaacatgctcacagtgacaatgttaacgttctgatgtttagcaggtgtgTATTAACACACTAACATCTGCcatttaacattaaacacaaatgcaactgaggctgatggaaaagTTGTTAGTTTTGCTAGCATTTGGTCCCATACCAAGTATTGGCCACTTGAATTACTACCCTGACAGTGCTGCACCAATGTTATTACAGTGCATATTGTGGAAGACATGAATTTCCATAACAAATTTaatg encodes the following:
- the cdk4 gene encoding cyclin-dependent kinase 4, whose protein sequence is MAQGTSIQYEPVAEIGGGAYGTVYKARDTESGQFVALKSVRVQTDQNGLPVSTVREVALLRRLEQFDHPNVVRLMDVCATQRSDQETKVTLVFEHVDQDLRTYLERAPAPGLSPSHIKDLMRQLLCGLAFLHSNRVMHRDLKPENILVTSQGQVKLADFGLARIYSCHMALTPVVVTLWYRPPEVLLQSSYATPVDIWSTGCIFAEMFRRKPLFCGESEVDQLGKILEVIGLPPEEEWPTDVTLSRTNFPPLLPGPITDFVPEINEQGAQLLLKMLTFDPLKRISALNALDHPYFKDEETLTQTKS